From one Pseudomonas sp. S35 genomic stretch:
- the recR gene encoding recombination mediator RecR produces the protein MSFSPLIRQLIDALRTLPGVGQKTAQRMALQLLERDRSGGTRLAQALSQAMTGVGHCRQCRTLTEEDLCPQCADTRRDDTLLCVVEGPMDVYAVEQTGYRGRYFVLKGHLSPLDGLGPEAIGIPQLVARIEEQGTFTEVILATNPTVEGEATAHYIAQLLSNKGLITSRIAHGVPLGGELELVDGGTLAHSFAGRKPIAL, from the coding sequence ATGAGCTTCAGCCCCCTGATTCGCCAACTGATCGACGCCCTGCGCACATTGCCGGGCGTTGGCCAGAAAACCGCCCAGCGCATGGCGCTGCAACTGCTGGAGCGTGATCGCAGCGGCGGCACCCGGTTGGCCCAGGCCTTGAGCCAGGCCATGACCGGCGTCGGCCACTGCCGCCAGTGCCGCACCCTCACCGAAGAAGACCTCTGCCCGCAATGCGCCGACACGCGCCGCGACGACACGTTGCTATGCGTGGTGGAAGGCCCGATGGACGTGTATGCGGTGGAACAGACCGGCTATCGCGGGCGCTACTTTGTGCTCAAGGGCCACCTGTCGCCGCTCGACGGCCTGGGCCCGGAGGCCATTGGCATTCCGCAACTGGTGGCGCGTATCGAAGAGCAGGGCACCTTTACCGAGGTGATCCTCGCCACCAACCCGACTGTGGAAGGTGAAGCCACCGCCCATTACATCGCCCAACTGCTGAGCAACAAAGGCCTGATCACTTCGCGCATCGCCCACGGCGTGCCGTTGGGGGGGGAGTTGGAGTTGGTGGATGGTGGCACCCTGGCCCACTCCTTCGCCGGTCGCAAGCCGATCGCCCTCTGA
- a CDS encoding adenine phosphoribosyltransferase, whose product MTFDSFDIKSLIRPVIDFPKPGVIFRDITPLFQSPKALRLVADTFAHRYVEADFTHIGAMDARGFLIGSIIAYQLNKPLILFRKQGKLPADVLAEGYQTEYGEAFLEVHADSLCEGDSVLMFDDLIATGGTLIAAANLARRMGAKIFEAAAIIDLPELGGSQRLEDMGIPTFCLTQFALTER is encoded by the coding sequence ATGACCTTTGATTCGTTCGACATCAAATCCCTGATCCGCCCCGTCATCGACTTCCCCAAGCCTGGGGTGATCTTTCGTGACATCACCCCGCTGTTCCAATCGCCCAAGGCCCTGCGCCTGGTGGCCGACACCTTTGCCCATCGTTATGTCGAAGCCGATTTCACCCATATCGGTGCGATGGACGCGCGTGGCTTCCTGATCGGCTCGATCATCGCCTACCAACTGAACAAGCCGCTGATCCTCTTCCGCAAACAGGGCAAGCTGCCGGCCGACGTGTTGGCCGAGGGGTACCAGACCGAATACGGCGAGGCCTTCCTGGAAGTGCACGCCGACAGCCTGTGCGAAGGCGACTCGGTGCTGATGTTCGATGACCTGATCGCCACGGGCGGCACGTTGATTGCTGCGGCGAACCTGGCGCGGCGCATGGGCGCAAAGATTTTTGAAGCGGCGGCGATTATTGATTTGCCGGAGCTGGGCGGGTCGCAGCGGTTGGAAGACATGGGGATTCCCACGTTTTGCCTGACGCAGTTTGCCCTGACTGAAAGGTAG